ATTTGATACTTTCCCTTTTCACCTCCTAGTGCCAACAGATCCTGCACATAAATCCTGCACAAGGATAGTCGATACGAGCACACAGCAACATTTTAGATCACAGTCTAGGAAGTAAAGGTCCCACATCATGTGACCAGCTTAAGCTGTTGACAAGTGATGTGAACTGTTTTCAACATATATTTTTATGCATATTAATGTTCTACAATGTGTCTCGGATACAATATCTTTGAGGCATTAGTAGGGGTACTCTAGTTTGAATATATACACATATTTATATCTATGGTAGATAAGTTCGTTAAACTGCTTACACTGTTTCACCAATGAAATCGTCAGCAGTGAAAGGGTCTTTGTCCATGAGCTTCAGGATGAGCTTGTACCCCTTGCCACCAGTATTATCAGGATATTGCACCCTGAAAGAAAACTTTTTGTTCCACACTGGTTTGCTACCTGCACCTGTATTAAGCAATTTTGGAAGCATCGTCTTAGCTGTACACATTGTAACTCTGGGCATTTACTGGGCATCATACGAGCAATTGATTGAATGCCAACGGAGTCAAATGACCGAACTCGACACTTGCAAAGGTAAATTAATCCTCCTAAACTAAACTAGGGGCCATTATTGTTTATCAGAATGGGCTAATGTGATTTTAGTCAACACATAACATAGATTTCTGAAATGACCTTCTCTGCATACTGCATGTTACATAAATTTTGCAAGTGACACACGCATACACATTGAAGGAAGCGGCTTGACTGATTAAGTCTAACCAATCCAATTAAATCTATCACTAAACAGTCTTAACAACACGCCAAAGTTTGTTTAACCTTCTGGATCTGTTTACCAATTCATGTAAAATGGTTTATACTTTGGTTTTCAACAATAAGCAAATGCTGTTTGAGCAATGGTCATTTTAGTAAATCTTATAGGATTTAGGCACATTATGTACAAGGCGAATACCTTTAGCAACAGTGCTATTTCGTTCTTGGTTTTTGTAGTTGATCATCACATACGGATCCATCCCTCCTGCAATATTAATAATTCCATTTAACTTCTTTACAAACAAATGGCTAGCATTGCTGCATTGGTTAGTTATAAAAGGTACCATTTGCAGGAgaaattttaaaaacaaaatgtACTAAGAGCCATGGATCAAACTAATTAAACCTAATTTATACGCTATAAACATGGAAAAGAACTATAACAGAAGTATTTCTTATTCCTCAAATAATGACAGAGGAAATCGAAGGAATGGTATATACCAGTAAATCGCTCAAGATCTTTCAAGCCTTTGGCATCCACCAGCAGCACCTCCATTAACCCATTCACTGTTCTCTTTATCTACGAAGAACAGATAAGATGACCCTTAAGGATTCAACGTTCAAAAACAGCTCTAAAATCTTGGTGAAGAAAATATATTTTTGCATCTACTTACTCTAGTAGCTTTACTACTTTGACCAAGGTCTTTTCCAGATCCTTTTGGTAATTTCCCATTAAGTTCCACTTTTGATTCCTAGAAATTTGACATCGACACAAATGTAAAATCTTTTACTCAAGTGACTAGAGAATGAAACAAATCTGAATCAAATCCGTATTACCCGGGCTGAAACAGAGACAGAAAGTTGAGAAGCAATGAGAAGAAACAACAGGGCGTAACGAAACAAATTGTTGGCTCTAATTTTAGGGCCATTAAACGAACCCATAGCTTGCATTACCAAACTctgaaaagaaaatcaaacagatcaagaaaaaaaatgatcaaaaatgttggaaagaagcttcaaattTGAAAGTTCCTATCGATAAAACTGAATGTTTTGTGATTTTAGGGAGGAGGTACCTTATATCGATGATAAGAGATTCTCCTGAGAAAGCAAGAGCACCTACAACGGTAAAGAGGTAGTGATAAAAAAAGCTCAAGTTTTCTGCCTGTGTACTAGTACAGTGCTATTATTGTAAGATATTTTTAGAGATCGTGTCTTTACTTTCTACTTTCTAATGCATTATTATGTACTCAAACCGATTAGTGAAGGTGTCTAGAACCCTATATGTCCAAAATTAATAGAGAAAAACATTTCAACTAAATTTTCTAAATCGCATCTGCACCAAAATAATTTATAGAAGAAggatatcaaaaaaatatttgtgTGTGATACCGAGATCCATTGGTCAGGTTTCGGTTAATTTGTTTTATATAGATCGGTAACCTTTAAAAGATTTGATACTTGTCATAATTAATAACTCTAACCTAATATAACTGTAGGCACAATGGGCGTATCATCGGTTCATTCTATAATTTTGTTTTCGTGTAGTAATCGCC
This portion of the Papaver somniferum cultivar HN1 chromosome 11, ASM357369v1, whole genome shotgun sequence genome encodes:
- the LOC113320657 gene encoding 16 kDa phloem protein 2-like — protein: MQAMGSFNGPKIRANNLFRYALLFLLIASQLSVSVSARESKVELNGKLPKGSGKDLGQSSKATRIKRTVNGLMEVLLVDAKGLKDLERFTGGMDPYVMINYKNQERNSTVAKGAGSKPVWNKKFSFRVQYPDNTGGKGYKLILKLMDKDPFTADDFIGETVIYVQDLLALGGEKGKYQIRPSKYRVVGSNKKYNGEIRVGLSFTRTR